AAGTACTAAATTATTACAAAACGTTCCGTCCATCGCCTTTGATTCGGGCCTATAATTTTGAAAAAGCGTTGGACACACCTGCAAAGATCTACTTTAAATTTGAAGGAAATAATACATCGGGCAGTCATAAACTAAATGCTGCGGCAGCTATGGCCTATTACGCCAAAGCACAGGGACTGAAGTCCCTTACTACGGAAACGGGGGCCGGGCAATGGGGTACCGCCCTGGCTATGGCCTGTGCTTATTTTGGTCTTGACTTGACAGTATTTATGGTTAAAGTTTCTTTCCAGCAAAAACCTTTCCGGAAAGCCGTCATTGAGACTTACGGTTCAAAAATTATACCAAGTCCCTCGGATACAACAGAGGTAGGGCGCGCTATCCTGGCGGAGAATCCTGATACCGGGGGTAGTTTAGGCTGCGCAATCTCAGAAGCAATTGAGCTTTCTTTAAAAGATGGGAACTGCCGCTACGCACTTGGTTCCGTTCTCAATCAAGTACTGCTTCACCAGTCCATTATCGGTCTGGAAAGCAAAATTGCCATGGAAAAACTCGGGGAATACCCAGATATCGTAATCGGTTGTGCCGGTGGCGGATCTAACCTGGGTGGTCTGATGGCACCGTTTATGCAGGACAAGCTGACCGGCAAGGCTAATCCCCGTATTATCGCGGTAGAACCGGCTTCATGCCCGACACTCACACGGGGTAAGTATGCCTATGACTTTTGTGATACGGGAAAAGTAACTCCACTGGCTAAGATGTACACA
The Desulfolucanica intricata genome window above contains:
- a CDS encoding TrpB-like pyridoxal phosphate-dependent enzyme; the encoded protein is MVKVPYRTYLTEEEMPRQWYNLRADMKEQHDPFLNPGTLKPLTTEELYPIFCQELAKQEMDTTTRYVDIPGEVLNYYKTFRPSPLIRAYNFEKALDTPAKIYFKFEGNNTSGSHKLNAAAAMAYYAKAQGLKSLTTETGAGQWGTALAMACAYFGLDLTVFMVKVSFQQKPFRKAVIETYGSKIIPSPSDTTEVGRAILAENPDTGGSLGCAISEAIELSLKDGNCRYALGSVLNQVLLHQSIIGLESKIAMEKLGEYPDIVIGCAGGGSNLGGLMAPFMQDKLTGKANPRIIAVEPASCPTLTRGKYAYDFCDTGKVTPLAKMYTLGSEFIPSPNHAGGLRYHGMSPVLSKLYHDGYMEAVSAEQTKVFDSAVMFAKLEQILPAPESSHAIHGAVIEALKCKESGEAKTILFGLTGTGYFDMHAYMQYNNQTMTDYIPTDEDLQRGFDGLPKIE